The nucleotide window GAAAGGTGCCACAGCGCATAGGTGACCAAATAGATTTGACTTAAggacatatttttattaatacgttTTTCAGGCCAATAAGAAAGTACCTACGAGCTCATATCTTGCCTCCCCTAAAAGATATGGAAAATCGGCCTGAAGAAACTGACACTTTAAGAGGGCATCTCTGCAAGTTTCTTACAAGCCGTATTACTCAAATTCGTGATTTAACTGCTGAGCTATTGTTTGTGCTGTGCAAAGGCAATGTTTCTCGTATGATTAAATACACAGGGTTCGGAAATTCCGCCGGATTACTTGCCCAAAAAGGATTACTGGGTaagatttatatttaaatttttgtcatatttttacaaaattttgtaggAGGTCAAAAATATGAAGTCGAGGGCGACTACAGCTCTGACAGCGAAAACAGTGAAACGGAAGAATATTCAGAGCAAAAGCATAGAGTAAATCCAATATTAGGGTGTGTGGAAAAGCCCCATGCTAATCCTATGGAAGGTCTGTTTTAAACACTGCACGATcagaatttaaatgaatagttgaagttaataataaattaaattttttttaaggaatgaCTGACGAGCAGAAAGAATACGAGGCATTGAAATTAGTGCAGCAGATCGACGAATTAACGAAATCGGGTCTCATTCAGCCGTGTGTTGTAGGAAAAGATGGAAAGCCGCAACCGATAAGCCACGTACTTGAACTCCAGGAGGGTCTAAAAGCGCAGAAAATTACCGAAAACGATTCAGACAGTgattaaaatttgtgaaacgCAACTTTGTTAGCCATTGTAAAAGACCTCATGTCTTAGTAATatcgtaattttaataaacaagaatataatatataaaccATACTTTTAACACTACTGACTTacttttatgtttatattaatattaattaatttatatccGTATTGTTTgtattaattgtaattaaatctAGTCGTTACATATACAGTAtttactaaataattaaaatcgttttttctaTTCGTAGGCGGGAAGGGCTTTTTGTTGTACTTCTCCATAATTGGGTAAGTGAATCAATTGATTTCCTCCTTGGTTTCTGtacaaaatatacaaggtTGTCCGCTTCTTTGTATTTAATGGTATGAACCATGAACGAAACACTACAAAAGTTTGTTCTTTTTCCTGTCCCCAATACCCACTGGTGTTAAACTTTCAAGATTTTTGGGGCGACATTTTACTCGTCCAAACCTCACTGTCACTCTTATGTACAGACTCCTCTAAAACTACTCAAATAACTCGCTTACTAGACATGGCGCTTTTCAAGATTTCAAGTTAAGATTTCCATAAAGCTTTATACAAGGTATAGCACAAGAGAGGCTCTTGTCTCACTTGTACAGAGTGGGTATCTAATATCGGAATGCCGGTTTTGTTTCGAAAAGGAGGCCGTAGAGCACCTTTTATGCAAATATTCAACTGCCAGACATGATTCGATTTGTTCAACAGACCAGTAATAAATCGGAAAGGTTTAAGTATGTACAAAGGGGCAATAAGGCCTAATGAACGTGTTGCACTGACGGGGCTAAGATTCTGCAATAGACCTTTCAAATCAATATAATACAACAAAATTCTTAAAGCATAACAAAAGAGACAAGCCCATTTGGCTTGTATCAATTGGAACTACAAAATCAAGCAAAAGTGAAACCAATCGAACAGTTTACTTTACTAAATCCTCCTCTGAAATAAAACTGCTTCACTGGCTCTTCTCATTATACAAAAAGCCCAGTCACACGTCAAAATGTCAGATAGTCTGTTATATAAATCATATGTCAAAATGTCAGGGCGATCTGTCATATGTCATCTTGGCCATTTCTGTCTGTGGTGTTATGGTTTGCGCGTTTGTTTGtgttagaaataatttatttttgtaataaattaatgattattaattaaaagacACTTTCTGGAATTAAGTAATTATGGCTTTAGTCTGTGCCAGTAAGTTTCTGCCCTTTAatatattcagattttttcagCCGGGTTTCTTCACGTTTCTAACCTATCTTTTACTCGTGTTTAGTTTCCAACGAAGTGCCAGAGCACCCTGTGGTTTCTCCTTCCTCTGGAGCTGTTTTCGAGAGGAGAATAATTGAAAAGTACGTACAGGAAAATGGTATCGATCCGATAAGTGGGAAGGAAGTCAGTGTTGATGagttaatagaaataaaaagtgAGTATTCCTAAGAGAAGTAtgattatattttatagtaAGCAGACTTGTGTTTTTTACGTTAGTAACCTGGTTAGTAACTCGGCTCtagtatattataaatataatgtaAAACCAACATATACTTTCACCATATATATTACCAATGACTATTGACACACATTGGTAACTTTGAACTGCAAAAGGGGGAGTGAAAACATGGATGTTGAAGTTACTCATACTAAGCAAATTCTGTattctaattattaaaaaattttagacaAGAGAAACTTAttcattcattaaaaaatcaatccCATCAGTTTTTGGATCACCTCAACACCTTTTTGAAATAGTCCATAGAATTACAACTATAGTTCAcccaataaatttatatttttatataatttgaaaGAACTGTAATCACCTTTTGTATTTCAGCTCCTCCAGTTGTTAAACCCAAACCCCCAAGTGCAACTAGCATTCCAGCCACATTAAAGCTGCTACAAGATGAGTGGGATGCAGTTATGTTATACAGTTTCACTCAGAGACAACAACTTCAAACTGCTCGGCAAGAACTCAGCCACGCTCTTTATCAACATGATGCTGCTTGTCGTGTAATTGCTAGGTTAAATAAGGAAGTAACAGCTGCCAGAGAGGCTTTGGCCACTTTGAAGCCTCAGGCTGGAATTACTTCTGTTCCTCAACCGGTATAATGGAACATTTTAttagttgtaatttttaattgaaatatgaatttttaggCAGTGGCTGCTGAACCATCTGGAGTGGCAGCACAGCCTGCAGAACAAGCAGGTATGAGTGGAGAAGTTATTCAAAAACTGCAAGAGAGGGCCACCATTTTAACCCAAGAACGTAAAAAGCGTGGCAGGACGGTTCCTGAAGAATTGGCAACACAAGATCAAATCAGGGCTTTTAAGACTTTGGCTTCTCTTATTGTAAATCATTTAATCAACTGtggttttgtttattaataatgtaatttttcttaggGTTTGCATTCAGCAAGTATTCCAGGCATATTGGCCTTAGATGTTCACAGTACAGACACTAGCAAAGTATTGACTGGGGGTAATGATAAAAATGCAACAGTGTTTAATAAAGACACTGAACAAGTTGTGGCCATTTTAAAGGGTCATactaaaaaagttacaaaagttATCTATCATAGTAATGAAGATATTGTATTGACTGGTAGGTATGAAAGGAACTTTAGAAGTATGTTATGTGAACATTGATCATAATTTCAGCTTCTCCTGACTCAAGTATTAGAATCTGGCATGTTCCAACATCACAAACAACTCTACTTCTTCATTGCCACGATGGGCCAGTCACAGGGTTATCACTCCATCCTACGGGTGATTATGTTCTGTCTGCTTCAGAAGACCAACATTGGGCATTCTCTGATATCAATACTGGTAGATTGCTCACTAAAGgtgaatgaatatttttaaaatgctatttttcACATGATTTGGAAAGGTAACGACTAAAAACTTATCAACCTTAATAAGTAGGCgaatgaaatttataaatcatCAAGAGTAGTGTTTTTCTTTACCTTCTTTAGAGCTACAAATTATGTACGTGCGGGTTCATTCCTCTTTAGAGTGTTTactaaaataatcaattattatgaataa belongs to Euwallacea similis isolate ESF13 chromosome 7, ESF131.1, whole genome shotgun sequence and includes:
- the Prp19 gene encoding pre-mRNA-processing factor 19, with product MALVCAISNEVPEHPVVSPSSGAVFERRIIEKYVQENGIDPISGKEVSVDELIEIKTPPVVKPKPPSATSIPATLKLLQDEWDAVMLYSFTQRQQLQTARQELSHALYQHDAACRVIARLNKEVTAAREALATLKPQAGITSVPQPAVAAEPSGVAAQPAEQAGMSGEVIQKLQERATILTQERKKRGRTVPEELATQDQIRAFKTLASLIGLHSASIPGILALDVHSTDTSKVLTGGNDKNATVFNKDTEQVVAILKGHTKKVTKVIYHSNEDIVLTASPDSSIRIWHVPTSQTTLLLHCHDGPVTGLSLHPTGDYVLSASEDQHWAFSDINTGRLLTKVSDNSNIPLTTAQLHPDGLIFGTGTADSQVKIWDLKEQSNVANFTGHSGAITTISFSENGYYLATAADDACVKLWDLRKLKNFKTLQLDEGYQIKDLCFDQNGTYLAVAGSDVRIYLCKQWQELKVFNDHTAAATGVRFGKNARFIASTSMDRTLKLYGLE